From Uloborus diversus isolate 005 chromosome 8, Udiv.v.3.1, whole genome shotgun sequence, a single genomic window includes:
- the LOC129228440 gene encoding uncharacterized protein LOC129228440 encodes MKLHHSQSIVYKFSAEASEKFGQIHNELTDKAKQIARKSALKVYQPALSYLGRLSCILHVLDNVIDAINYKLPIGSLTWNTEISAATVWHARELLGHIIEQRHALMEQTTIDNSQPKVRAPAIDLVGGQPSAPIQRSPVPMIRSPGVTVRTPQIMTRSPHMMQRPMMQSMVTPPRNMAPRRTFQPNTMVRPATTVPINNVRRNLTINKPMPNTNDKFNNILGQKAVTNADPLIVSVHSAGLPVANKEPSFNPVISGIESVNNASGNSITTGLNLPSSLSVSVADDSEAAQPTLLSRSPYSSVNDLSEEDFLSSHKTSIKRLLMHNISEITPSRCVQLKLTPNPTASDEEQKYTSSFARSFLKKLESLGFGICDGPKNGSLRHFVFKKKKYSALTDKQVKILQNVNVSETQYNKCFISTTSQKTNQNGSSVVCLE; translated from the coding sequence ATGAAACTTCACCATAGTCAGTCTATCGTGTATAAATTCAGTGCCGAGGCCAGTGAAAAATTTGGGCAAATTCATAACGAACTAACAGACAAAGCAAAACAAATTGCTCGCAAAAGTGCACTTAAAGTTTATCAACCTGCTCTATCTTATCTTGGACGTCTTAGTTGCATTCTACATGTATTAGATAATGTTATAGATGCAATAAATTATAAACTCCCAATTGGTTCTTTAACATGGAATACTGAAATCAGTGCAGCTACAGTGTGGCATGCTCGGGAGTTACTAGGACATATTATCGAACAACGTCATGCTTTGATGGAGCAAACTACAATTGATAATTCTCAACCAAAAGTCCGAGCACCAGCAATTGATCTTGTTGGTGGCCAGCCATCAGCTCCAATTCAGAGATCTCCTGTTCCAATGATAAGATCCCCTGGTGTTACAGTAAGAACTCCTCAAATCATGACTAGATCACCTCATATGATGCAAAGGCCCATGATGCAGTCTATGGTTACTCCACCTAGAAACATGGCACCAAGGAGAACTTTTCAGCCTAATACCATGGTAAGACCTGCTACAACTGTTCCCATAAATAATGTTCGTCGAAATTTAACTATTAACAAACCTATGCCTAATACCAATGacaaatttaataacattctaGGGCAAAAGGCTGTAACTAATGCAGATCCTTTGATTGTGTCTGTACACTCTGCAGGGCTGCCTGTAGCCAATAAGGAACCATCTTTCAATCCTGTAATAAGTGGCATTGAAAGTGTCAACAATGCATCTGGTAATAGCATTACCACTGGTCTTAACTTGCCATCTTCACTTTCTGTATCTGTAGCTGATGATTCTGAAGCAGCTCAACCTACCCTTCTCTCTCGATCACCTTATTCTTCTGTTAATGACTTGTCTGAAGAAGATTTTCTAAGTTCTCATAAGACTTCCATCAAGAGGCTTTTAATGCATAATATTAGCGAGATCACCCCTTCTCGGTGTGTGCAACTAAAACTCACCCCAAACCCTACTGCTTCCGATGAAGAGCAAAAATATACTTCAAGTTTTGCTCGCTCTTTCCTGAAAAAGTTGGAATCGCTAGGTTTTGGGATCTGTGATGGCCCTAAAAATGGCAGTTTGcgacattttgtttttaagaaaaagaaatacagtgcTTTAACTGATAagcaagtaaaaattttacagaatgttaATGTTAGTGAGACTCAGTATAATAAATGTTTCATTTCGACAACGTCACAGAAAACTAATCAAAATGGTAGTAGTGTTGTATGTCTTGAATAA